The genomic segment GATATTAcctctttttcctcatttcttatactaccttttaaaataaagcaggaaatgtGGCCAGCAGCTGGTCCCGTCTCTTCTGCCCCAACAGCTGTATCCACTTTAgcacaaagaaaaacaaggatgcTAAATAGGTATATACTTTATCAAACAGTGATGTTTCACAAAGAATTTCTTAATGCCTTTCACCAAAGGCCACCAAAACTCAATATATACAATTAGACAATAGATAAGAGTACTTCAAGGGAAGAATGTATCCCATCTTTGGAAAAAGAGTCAATTATTAAGTAGCCAGAACCACTCGATttctaaaattattcttaaataagacaaataccttttaaatacagaaaataagaaaataagattctTTGTGAAGCCTCACTTTACATGTTTTCATTCATATTTCACAACCTTCAAAATCTAATCATACATAAATTTAACCTAAAATtttaatacaacaaaaataaaggtGTTCAACAATTTATTCATACTCAGTGACAGGGTAGTATCACTGTGCTGGTTCTCAAAGAAACATTCCATTAACCATTCTTAGTCCTCCTTCAAGTAACTAACACAGGAGTCTGATATGCATgttaatttctaatttctataACGGTGAGATATTAAAATCTATTAAATCTGAATATTGTATTTCTGTATCTCCTACTTAAAACTAAAAGGCATTCTTGAATATTTAAGAGTTATTTCGCTGTCACTTCCAGCAAAATAACTATCACATTTGTGCATGCCCCAAACATTTGTCAACCTCTGAAAAGTTGTTCTAAAATTGGAATTCCAATTTGCACCTCGTACAACTCGGAACTTCCATTCAACTTCACCTGTTTGTCTCCAAACTGTATCTCTATTAGCAGCTTTCAGTGTACAGTTGGAATCGATGTCATCCAAGGCCATGTCCACACTGGGGACAGAAGAGCTAGGTACACGCAAGTCTGAACAAGGGGACACATTAACAGCTATTTCAACCATAAGAAGCATCTAAATACATTACTGACCAGCACAAGTCTGTTTCCAGGGTGGACAGGGCCCAAATTAgattcccctcccaccttccaaaaaagaacaaaaaataatcacacacacacaaaattgagATGTTGCCCATTAAAGTAGACTAAGCAGCAGAGCATGAGCGTTACGTGAAGAGATGGGTCCTTACCAGGTTGTGAGGCGGGAACGACTGTTCAGTAACCCCTACAACGGAGCCTGGCAGGAAGGAAATCACCTAAAAAAGAAACTGTCAGAGAGATTTAATAGTCACATGTTATCATTGGGAGTTGGTTACAGTGTCACATTCATGCTTTTAGCTAAACACTTAAAGATTcaatattacttttttttcctcctgaaatgtGTCCAGTGAAGATGTCCCACTAAGGTGTTTTACATGGTGTAAGGGAGTTGAAAGGGGTAAACGCGGATAAAGAGCAGATTACTTGACCCTACATTTTAAGAGAAGACGACGCCTTCCGGGCGCACGCCGAGCAGAACTCCACCGACACCTTATCCTTGTCCACATGAAGACACACTCCTCCCGCAGAGTCGTCCTCTTCCAGCAGGTCCTGCGGCTGCTTTCCCACAGGCAGCGCGTAGTCGTGGTCGCCGGCGGGCGAGTCTCTGAAGAGCGAGGTGGTCAGCCGCAGTCCCACGCCGCTCAGCCGGCTCAGCAGGCGAGCCAGTCCGGTCTCGTTGGCTAAGACGGCCCGTAGGTAGCGACTCTCCTCCTGCAGTGCTTGCACGCGCTTGCCCAGCTCCCGATTCTCGGCCCGCAGCTCCTGGTTCTCGGCTGCCAAGGCCCGCACTCGACTCTCCAGCCCCATCACGTACTCCTTTTTCTTCAGCCGATTGAGACgggcggccgccgccgccgccttgCGAGGACTCTTTGTCGCCGCCTGGGTGTTGTCGttgccgctgccgccgccgccaccccCTCCAGGGGACTTTCTCCGCCTCTTCTCGCCGCCGCCACTGTCACTGCCGCTGCTGCAGCCTCCGATACCGTTTAGCAGCCTCTGCAGCAGGTCAGAAAAGCGCTGCATCTCGGCAGCCGCGGACTCGTCGTCGTCGTCCCCCCTCCAGAGGCCGCCGCTGTCCGAGCCTCCGCCGGACGAGGAGAGGGGCCCGGGCGAGCTCAGCCCGGGTTCCAGGTGCCAGTCCGGTTGCCGGGGGTCCAGCAGATCCGCCAGTTCCAGCCCAGACAGAAAGTCCATGTCCTCCGTCTCCTCCCCGGGGACGCTGGCGAccgcctcctcctccatctcctccgGCGAGGGCGCGCGCACCGCTACGCCGCCGCGGCCCCCCCTCCCGTCCTCCACCTCGGCCTCGTCTCCGCGCGGCAGCTGACTGCCAGGAGATCCAAAGGCGGCCGTCTCTTCGTCCTCCGCCGCTGCAGTCGCCCCGGTCAAGTCCGGGGGCAGTGAGCAGGTGGCGGCCTGCGCTGGGCTGTCGCTGCGGGTTGGGGAGTCGGTGCCGCAGGCCGCCAGCAGTTTGGTCAGGACGTGCCTCATGGGGCCCAGCGGCGGGCCCACGTAGGCCCCAGCCTCTCAGACCGGGCCTCGCGGGCCCCAAAGACCCCAGGCCCCAGCGCCGGTAACCTGAGAGCCAACCGGAACGAAATTGAGGGGAAGGGCCGAGTTGCCTCCCCCTGCACTTGGCTGACTACCCTCCGCACCCAGGCTGCGGAGGGAAGGAAGATCTAGACGACGAGGCGCCGCGATGACTCGACCGCCCCACCAAGACAACGGCCTAGGCGGAAGTCAGTCCGTCTGAACCCAGCCCCGCCCACGGCGCTTCGCGCTCCACCTGGCTCTAGTATCG from the Desmodus rotundus isolate HL8 chromosome 5, HLdesRot8A.1, whole genome shotgun sequence genome contains:
- the CREBZF gene encoding CREB/ATF bZIP transcription factor isoform X1, with protein sequence MRHVLTKLLAACGTDSPTRSDSPAQAATCSLPPDLTGATAAAEDEETAAFGSPGSQLPRGDEAEVEDGRGGRGGVAVRAPSPEEMEEEAVASVPGEETEDMDFLSGLELADLLDPRQPDWHLEPGLSSPGPLSSSGGGSDSGGLWRGDDDDESAAAEMQRFSDLLQRLLNGIGGCSSGSDSGGGEKRRRKSPGGGGGGGSGNDNTQAATKSPRKAAAAAARLNRLKKKEYVMGLESRVRALAAENQELRAENRELGKRVQALQEESRYLRAVLANETGLARLLSRLSGVGLRLTTSLFRDSPAGDHDYALPVGKQPQDLLEEDDSAGGVCLHVDKDKVSVEFCSACARKASSSLKIFFFR
- the CREBZF gene encoding CREB/ATF bZIP transcription factor isoform X2; this encodes MRHVLTKLLAACGTDSPTRSDSPAQAATCSLPPDLTGATAAAEDEETAAFGSPGSQLPRGDEAEVEDGRGGRGGVAVRAPSPEEMEEEAVASVPGEETEDMDFLSGLELADLLDPRQPDWHLEPGLSSPGPLSSSGGGSDSGGLWRGDDDDESAAAEMQRFSDLLQRLLNGIGGCSSGSDSGGGEKRRRKSPGGGGGGGSGNDNTQAATKSPRKAAAAAARLNRLKKKEYVMGLESRVRALAAENQELRAENRELGKRVQALQEESRYLRAVLANETGLARLLSRLSGVGLRLTTSLFRDSPAGDHDYALPVGKQPQDLLEEDDSAGGVCLHVDKDKVSVEFCSACARKASSSLKM